One Triticum dicoccoides isolate Atlit2015 ecotype Zavitan chromosome 3B, WEW_v2.0, whole genome shotgun sequence genomic window, agtcttgtatcttcacgcttcaatagtccggacgatgtatatagtccggctgtccggatacccccttatccaggactccctcagccatggcGGTGCACAGAGCCGCGAACAAGGCTGAGGAGGTGCGGGCACGTCCCGGATAAGGAATCTTTAACTGGGAATGAGCTTTGGTTACTCAAATTTGAGGAGGAAGGGGCACTTCTAAAAAATTGCAACCCATGGCTTGTTGTCTGGCTTGTTAATATATTGTCTCCAAAAGAGAGAACATATTAACAACCTAGATCTAGCTAAAAGCGTTGCCAAGACAAAACCAGCAGCAATGCCAAGCTTAACCTGTGTGACCCGTCACTCGTATGATGCTATATGTTAGCAGCGCATTTCCAGTATTTTTTATCATGACTTTGGAATCAAATTAAGCATCACAAGGAAGGAGGAGGTGATGGACCACCACCGGTTGACATCTTCACTTGAAAACATGAAGCAAATAACTATAACAGATACATTTCAGGCGTATGCCTAGAAGAAGCAATATCTCAACAGTAGCAGAGAAACCTCATATGTTTGCATCATCAAGCTCATCACCGAACATGGACAAAAAAGTAACGAAGGTTGGAATTTCTGGCTGCTTCACTCTCATTGCAGATCTTACTAAAACAGATACATGACACAAATGTCTGGCTGAATTTGTGCACACCATACATCACACCACATTGCACACGCAACGGCATTTTGCTTATTTATATGCGAGATGGAAGttcatttggtgcatccatgagtaCATTCACGGAACACCACTACTACAGTAGTTCACACAATTAAATGGGCACACATTGTTGCTTCAAAGTAAGCAATAGTACAATTTTATGAAATTCGGTGCATGTAATCTTCAGGCACCTTTACTTCATCATGACACCTTTGCGAGGGATACAACCAGCATAGCTCGAGAGGTTCTGGCCCGCTCCTCTTGCAAGCTCCCATCCGGATCCAGGCTCCAGTGCAGCTCCGCAGTCCTCACAAATTCATCCATAATGTCTCCAAAATGCTGGACTATTATCGGCTCGAATAAGGCTCTCAGATTATTGACGAACTTCCTTGGGGTGCTCAGAGCAGTGTTCATTTCGGTCGTAGGGTCGTGCACCCGCATCTCCCTGATGGAAAAGGAGCCCTCTTCTTCAATGATTTCCCTCACCTCTTCGCCGGAAGGTCCATGCACGGGCACATAGAAAGAATCAAACTTTTCTTTGTCGATCACACCCTGACAGTCATACCATAGGATCGTTAGGTCAAATAGCTGCACACTTAATTGCAATAGATAAAATATCATGCTGAAAAAGTGTAGATATATGTACCTCAGTGACCATGACACTTAGAATTTGAGCTACAATTCCTGGGAAAAGAAAGAATTTGGAAGCAATTACATTAGAACGCGTCCCTACTAGGGAAATAACCATTCGGCCTCCCGAGACCAATTCTTTGGCTCTCAGCTGCAGGAAAAGTGTGAAATCTTCCCTGAACTGATGTGCATAAGCCTCACGGACGATTGGGAGCCTTtcatgcctaacatgttcatcagtaTCGAACGCTGGGATGCGATTTCTCGTTAGATCCTCAGGAGCCTGTAAAGGTAAGTACTTAGAAAACCCACAAGTAATCCAGTTGGATGAATTCGTCGAGCTCTCACCTTTGAGAGCCATTGCAAGCTGTTGGACGCGCATACAAGATGCAAGGAGTCACTAGTAAAGAGCCGCTCGTAAAACGACCCCGGTATGACACCGGTCAGGACAACAGGATCCTTGCTTTGACGGAGCGTGACCAAGCTCTTCACCGCCGTGTTGAAGTCATTGTCAGGCAGGTCGTTGAGTAGCACGCATACTTCAGGTGGTGGCTGCTGTAAGTGAAGGCATTGGCTGTGGATGGCATTGATGGCAGTTGATACCAGTGCTAGCGCATTTGGGCCGGAGGAGCATCCCAAGTCCGCGATTACTACCTTTCCATGCAACAAGGTACTGCTGCTGCCGCATAAGTCGGCGATGACCGCTTCTATGAGGGATTTCATCCTGTTCTGCTCAGCCTTCTGCAATTGAGTTGTAGCCCTTCAGAAAATCTCGACTAACCTTGTGGCTTAATAGTTGCTAATCAATCCTCTCTAGTTCTTCTAAATCTCAGTAATGTAAGCTACATTGTGAACAAGTGCAGTTTTGCAAGCCGAGTGACAAACAAAAGGTCGTAGGAACAACATTGGCAAATTAATCTAGAGTGATGAAGATACCTGAAAACTGGAGTTGCGAGCATAGCTAGTTTCCCCTTGTCCTTGACTCATATGCACCATCTGTTCGGAGGCCATGGCTTTGCTTGGAGCAGAGCAAAACTCGAGATCTTGAATCTGCAGGAACCAGATAGATAGGAAAGGAAAAGATAAATGGGGAAGTAGTGCTGGCAATGCACTGACACTTAATGTTTCTCAATGACTGATTATTGGGCAAGCCAATGGGAAGGCTGAAAGGACAATAATTTTACGGCTGCTGTTCAAAGGACAATAATTTACTGTGGCTGCAATTGAGTGTGTCGAGTAAAGCGAAGGCTGAAAGGACGACATTCTGATTGGAATCAAATGCACAGCTAATGCATATAACGCCAAGCATCCAAACAGTAATGGGCAATAATGCACCgcaaggaaaataaaaaagaaaaattaCACGTCTCTTGATATTCTCAGCTTCTCACAAAACAGAAGGGTGTGCCGTATATCTCTTCGAAACATCAAGATAAATAATACTCAACTGCGCAGACAAATAAAAGGAAAACGAAAAGAGATACTTGGAGAATCACATATGCAGAAGAAGTACCGGAAAAGGTAGCAGCACTTAGAGGGAAACCTCATATGTTCTACACCACCAAAACTAATTACAGAACAGAGACAAGCAAACAAGTTAAGCGGAACGTTACCTCGAGGCATCCTCGGGCTTGCAAGCGGCTTGCTGCATTTGCATCACACAAGCTTGAACATCCTCCTGGAGCCCACCCATTGAGCAGACCTGCACAACCTACAGGTTATATATATAGTCCAGCATACCAATAATGAGACCAAGGGAGACAGATGCTTATCATCAAAACGTGGTGTGTCTTAGCTCTAAGGAACCTGGTCAAATATTTAACACTGGAGTATACACCACACACAGTTCCGCTGGTGGCCGCTGCTAGAATTGAAGACAGTATCTGTGGAGCCACTCTAAAAGGATTCAGTTGGGTGGCTAGAAGAACTGGCAAGTACTCTTCCAAAGCCTGCACAATCAGCCCATGTGGTGTCAAAATTCAGACTGCCAAATATTATGTTCAGATTCCAAAATGAAGATAAACATTATTATATAGCCTTAAATTGGATAGAGAAATCATGTGTCGACTCATGTTTGATAATACATACTACAGTTCTGATctgttctttttttcttctttttacatAGACGACACTTCTGATCTGTTCTTTTCTTTTCGCAGGTTAATTTCATCCAGCATACACATACACAGAGTTATGAAGAGAGAAACTGGACGTTACCCCGGTGTGGAATCTCAGCTAGATCCATCACCTATCGCAGCACCCTCTCTCATCTCCCCAGTGTTGCAGTACGGGAAGTTAGGGTTTAGGAGGGAAATTAATATCAGGCTAGGGATTTCCGCAAGAAAAGGAAGTAACACAAAAGCGAGAATTATTACTAGGAGatggagaaagagaggaagggaatGGGGTTTCCTGACCTCGGATTTCTGCTTGCTGCCGAGTACGGGGAGGTCCGGGGTTAGCGCCGGCGCCTCCCCTTCTTTCTGTCCGGCCGCCGTTGTCCTGGAGAACAGAGGTTGGAGACTGAAGTGGAGAGCTgagttattttttttcattttaggaAATTGGAGGGCGGAGCACCGTGAGTGTGTAGCCCACTCATCATGTCAGGTTGGCCCATCAAAGCCCGGCCCAGTTTATCAGTTGAAACGCCCATATATCTACTGGCTTTGATTGGCTCAAAAAAAAATCTACTGGCTGTTATTTGCTGAGACAGTTGTGTTGAAAACCCTTTGGAGGATGGACTACATCAATTTAAACATTAGTTATGCTGTAAATAaattgggcttggagaggtcatgattgTAGGTAGTAATAATCTCACATCTTCGAAAGAGTGTTCAATCTCGTGATAAAATTGTCAATAGTGGGGTTGGAGAGGTCAAGATTTCAGATAGTATTTTTGCCACTGTTTGGATGGAAAAACTTTCGATTATAATGATTGTTATATTACTGAAGTTATTAATGTATTACATGCTATAGTTCATTCACCTAATGTTCAAGAACAAAATAAAATTTTTACTCAACATATTGCTGAAGCTATCATAAAATGCAGGGAGGAAAAACATGAGCACGAAGTTCCCGTGCCTTGGAAATTAGAAGATGGTTGGAAACCTACTACGAAGATCACCATTAATAACATTGAGTGCAATGCTTTGTATGATTTAGGACCAAGTGTTTCCATCATGCCTAAAGCTTTATATGATGTGCTCGTATTAAAACTCATAAATGAACGTTCCTTAAGTTTCATTATAATGGATATAGAATGAGATTCTACATGTCCTATTAACCTAAAAAGACCGTTCTTAAAAACGATTGGTGTTGCTATCAACATGAATGAAGGTAATATTCAGTTTTAGTTCCCTAGGTGGAAAGGGATGAGACATTTTTGGAGGTTACCTTTGACCATGGGTTAGAGCAATCATATATTACATGCATGTTACACATAGCAAACCTTCAAATTCCAACGTGCAAGAAGTTTCTACTCATATAATTATTATATCATACATCTCATATATTATTAATTACACAAAGGTCAAAGGCAATCTTAAAAAACGTATTGGGCACAAGAagtggacagagggagtacatgatataTAAGAATAATATTTTTGTTGGCTATGTGCTTCCTATACCCACTGTATGTACATATCTATTACATTAGATTAGCATCGATGTATGTAGTGAAAACTAAAATGTTTAAATCGTACCCGTTTGATGCAATTATGAAATATGTAAATATAATGGATGTCATCTATTTTAGGTGTGATTAGTTAGATCTAACGGGTACGATCTAATTAGATATAGTTGTGTAAATAGACCATTAAGGAGACCTAATGGTTATGAAATATTTAGATAATTATGACGATCTAATGGATGTGGTTTGTTCATGTACAATAATGAAACTGttatagaaatggagggagtacgaagTTGTTCCTATATGCATTGTTACTGAATTTTTTTCCATTAATGAAGTTCACGTTCACTTAATCATTATTTTGTTCAACAAGTGCATCAATAGAAACATCTTTAGGATCATTAGGAACATGTTTAGAAGCAAGCATATACACAATCATACGAACCTTTTCATTAAAACAAGAGATCTCGTTAGGATAATTTACATCCTTACTAGTTGGGGCTCTTTCAATATGTCATTGGGACTAGTTTGATGTCATCTCATTAAGAAACTTAGCAGCATTCCCCAAGGCGTTAGCTATAAACGTGCCGCCTACATCAGAGTCTAGCAAATTTCTGGACATATAGTTCAGGCCATCATAGAATTTTACAAAATTATCCACTCGCTTAAACCATGTGCAGGGTAATTATTAGTCATTATTTTTAACATTTCCCAAGCTTGGGCTACATTCTCATGCTCAAGTTGTTTAATATTTGAGAGGAGATTCCTCATTTGAATAATTTTAGCAGGGAGATACTATTGGCCATTTAATGCATGAATTACTGCTATTCTTGGACAGAGGTACCAACTACCCTCCAGCACAAGCTCTTAGTGAGAACGGAAAAGGTTTCAACTTGATAGTACAGACTCCACTTCTTGATATTATTGCATATCACATAGTTCCAAAAAATTACTAAGTGAGAAGCAGCATCTTTATTATAAGAACAAGAGAATTGTTCTTTAATTACTAGTTCAATAAACCGGGCTTGATTTCATACCATTTGGTAGTAGTTGCTCATGAATCAATTGGTGTGCTAATGAAATAAACATTATTACTACTTTTAAAGTCACATAGTTCGGTATTTTGAGTAGAAATAGACAAGCTTTCAAGTCAAAAACAATACTAACTACTTCCTATAATGATTTTTTTGCGCTTTTTCTGTTTTTTGTAAAGCAGAAAGGAAGATAACAACTAATAAAGAAGTGGCTAAGAAGGATGGATAAAAAGGAAGTAGAGTATAGGAGTGTATGACCTATGCTAGTATCCAAAGGCTCTCCGTAAAGGTGCTAGAAAAAGATTTGCTTCCTCTAATCTAGGAAGGTGTTCATCCCCCAAGTGCAAAGGTTTTTAGTAATTTTTTACCTCGAGAAGTTAGTTGTGTATGCGAAACTTCTTGAGATCATTCATGTAAACAAGGCTAGTGCAAGACTAATAAATTGGAGATCATATAAAATTGTAAATTACGCATCAAAGAACTCATAAGAATCcaataaagaattatatatataggaCTCCTTTTTTATACTCCCAAGAGTATGTACTCCCCACCTTTTGGATAAGGTTAGATGGGATATCCAATAGTGCCAACCGTAACCATCCATGCAAATTAGTAGTAAGGAATGCTCGGCATGCACACCAGATTGCTAGAAATTAGGAACGTCTAGAATGTTGTTGAACAAACAAATCCGGTGCATGTAGTTTTACTTGGCCCATCGGGTGCATGGccctttttttaaattttttgtctTTCTTCTCAGTGATGGATACGAAGTCCAGCATGTTCTGAGTATACACATACCTAAATTTTTTAGTTGGCACATACCCAGATTTTAGAGTATATGGCATCTTTGTTTTTGTCGGAGTATATACTTCTTAACTTGTTTAAACTAGAATATACCACATTAGGCTAAGAGGATATATGCAACATTTTTTGATAGAGTATATACTGCTTTTTGCACACATGGTGTATATGCTACTTGCCTGCGAACGAGTATATACCACTTCTCATGATGGACTATATACCACTTTTTTATAGATTATATACTTGTTGGGAAACAGTGGAGTATATACTTGTTGGGAAACAGTGGAGTATATACTTTTTATGGAGTAAATAGCACTTTTTTGTGATGGAGTATATGTTACCTTTTTGTGTTGGAGTATATACTGACAACAAATGACATATAATTCGTTAAAAATGAGGATTAAAGATAAAAAGAGTATGGTGCGTTTAGGaaataagtgtataataaagcaaaGTATAATTTATTCAAAGTAGATTAGAAGACAGACTAGCACAATTAATTAAAAAGAATACACCATCAGGGAGTAAATGGTTTCTTTATAATGATATTTTTCCACGCAAATGACAAGACTAAAGTTGTGTGAGCGTATCACGCTTTGTGGGTGCTTATTACATATGATGGGTAAATCATGTCGCGTCAATTTAGTAGTCATCATGTAGATCGTGTCGTCGGAGTCCATTGAATCAGGGAGGTCTGGCCGCTGCCAGAGAAAACGTGAGTACTATCCATATGCATGGAGCAGAAGCGCCGCCGGCTGGCGTAACCCATCTCACGAGCAATCGATCAAAATGAGCTGTACATCATACATGCATGATATGCAAATTAATAATTAGTATATAAGTAATAGGGAGTCAGGTAATCTCATCATGGATGCATGCAAATGAATTAGCCGGAGGTCATATGTACCTTGCCGTGATCGATGTCGATTGGAAGAAGATACAAGGGAGCCGCTTCATCTTTCGCCACGTTATAGAGTTCAATGGTACAACCAGCAGCACCCCATCTCATTGCCGTCGCCGTtgtggccaccgccgccgccgccgccgccgtcgtcttttaTTTAGTTACACGAGCACGTCATAACAGGCTTCCAAATTACATACTTCCTCATACAACACATATTTAGTCCCATGCTCATCTTTTCCATGTCAAACCCTAGCCAACGCCCCTCCAGTGCTCAACAATGAAAAACGTAATATCAATCTATTTGTCCAACCGACAGATTCATATGTCTATTTACCATCCATGATGCTACTTTTCAAGGCTTTTAGAAGTTACATGTAAAGTGCTTCTGTGCCAATTATTTAATTTGGTGCTTGTGTACTAGCTATATGGTGTACTGTAAAGTACAAATGATGAAATCATGATGGGCATTGGAAGGAtataaaaataaatatttaatgTGTTGGATATGAAATCATGGTGAACATTTGttggatatgaaatgtgaattttgcTTATTACAGGGACTTTATAATGGGCTAATAAACATGCTTATTTGGTAATTGTATTGCATATGGTTTCGTACAAAGGTGTAGAGGCGAATAGTTCCAACACACAGGGGTGCTACGAAATAACTGTGTGAGATCGACGAACCACCAAACACAAGATTATGTTGTAGGAAACATGTGCGATGGATGAAGTAATCTATATGCTCCTTGCAACACATCATGTGTGATGAATGACCGATCATACGTCTCCAATCGTTAGTGATAAGCGTCCGAGCGCAAAGGTTTCTACCGAAAAAAAATTGTGCGATGGAACACAAATCTCACATGTTTTGTTCTGGCTGACCGTGTGCAATAGATCAACCCTTTGCACAAGTTTAATTCTTCGCAAATTGTTTTGTGATAGGCAAACCTACCTGACCTGTTTTGTTCTTGCCGATCGTTGGCGATAGCTCAATCCATCACAAACTTTTACTTTTGGTTGTATCGTGAGCAATAGGGACCCTATCACACATGGTTATCTATAGCGTTTGCGACCGCACGACATTGCAAGGCCTTCCTCTTACATTGGTGGAGAAGAAAGTGCGCAAGGTGGAGTTGATAAACTCACCGTCGTTATCACATTGTAATGCTTTGATGATCACATTATATTGGGTGCGAACGTAGGAGAAAAAGCGTTGCGGTGTGGAGGAGGTGTCCGACTTGTGGCGTAGTGGAAAGGACCAAGAATAATGGGTGTAGTCGTCGAGCAAAATCAGATAGTATTGATATCCAGAAAAGCTTACAACAGGGCTTGTCCATAAATCACAATGTATTAACTGAAAAGGTGCAAACGTGCGGCTACTAGAGGAGGGAAAGGGGAGACGAGGCTGGCGTCCTAGTTGACAAGCGGCACATGGAGTGTGCACATTATTATTACAAGAGGAAAGGAAATCATGAGCAGCTAATGACGAGAGCGCTTGAGGGCTTGGGTGGCCGAGCAGGCGGTGCCACACGTCCGTGGTGGAGACGGTGGCGGAGAGGGCAGTGCTCAAAGACTTGTTATTGCCGAAGAAGGGATAGAGGTCGCCAGAGCTAGCAGAGATCATGATGACCCTCCTGGTTCGTAGATCCTTCACAAGAAAGCCATAGGGAAAAATGCAATTGAGCAAGAATTATCTTTGGTGAATTGTCGAACGGACATGAGGCTAGTAACGACATGTGGTGAGAATAAGATATCTTTAAGATGAAAGTTGTGAGGGGGGCAGGGTGATGGATCCGGAAGACTGAATAGGAAGGTGAGTGCCATTGCCAACAACAATGCTAGAGAAACGATGCTTTACAGAAGAATTAGAGTGGTCGAGGTTACCAGGGTTGCCGGTGACATGTGACGCGACGCCGTTGTCGAGGTACCACTCATTGGGCGCAGAGCCATTGTTGGGGAAGCCATGAGCGTTGTAGGCGGCTTGCAGCATCGCGAGAAGTACAATGGGGTAGGAAACTAGGAATGCAGTCCCCTTTCATTACATGTATATGGAGTGATATAGGTACAAGTAAGCTGGTGTGAACACTAGTCTTTTTTTCATTTTTGGAGAGCAATAAAAgtgtcttttttttcatttttggagAGTAATTAGAGGCATGCCTGGCACCTTCTTTTTGTTTAAGTTCTTCCAAAAATACCAGGCCAACGCACGAAATCCATAGTAAGTATTCACCCGGCAAACGTTGTTTTGGAAAGTACTAATAAACAATCCCAATTGCTACAGGGCATGCATTGATGTTGGTAATTTTGGTAGGGATTAATCGTCAAAATGTCGTACGTTTTCACACACACCAGAATAGATTGGATTGCAAAGTTTGAAACATTTGCTGATTTGCAAGCGGGAAAAGACCCGCCGAGAgaatatgtgtgtgtatatatagtcAACCGATCCATCCAGCACAAGCACACACAACACAAAGCATACGAGCGTATAGCCAACCGATCCACCCAGCACACAAGCCTTGCCAGCTCCACGAGAAAAACACCCCGCTCGTCAATCCACCGCCGCTAGCTGCTGCCAGATATGGCCGGGTACTGCTCCATCTCCATCCTCCCCGACGACCTCATCCGGGAGATCAGCCAATGCTTCCTGGCGACGAACGATCTTGACGCCTACGTCGACTTCCGGGCCGCCTGCCGCGATTGGCGCCGCGTCATCCCCAACCCCAGGGcggatgccaaggacccaaaattcATTCCGACCAAGTGGATCATGGCAAGGCACTCCCTCTTCGAGGACGGAAAGGTCACCTTCGTCAACCTCAGCACCGGGCGCTCCATCTGTAAGGACATCTCCCTCCTGCTCGGTAGATACTTCTTCATCGGCGTCGCTGCAGGCGGGCTCCTCGTGCTCGGGGAGCAAAAGNNNNNNNNNNNNNNNNNNNNNNNNNNNNNNNNNNNNNNNNNNNNNNNNNNNNNNNNNNNNNNNNNNNNNNNNNNNNNNNNNNNNNNNNNNNNNNNNNNNNNNNNNNNNNNNNNNNNNNNNNNNNNNNNNNNNNNNNNNNNNNNNNNNNNNNNNNNNNNNNNNNNNNNNNNNNNNNNNNNNNNNNNNNNNNNNNNNNNNNNNNNNNNNNNNNNNNNNNNNNNNNNNNNNNNNNNNNNNNNNNNNNNNNNNNNNNNNNNNNNNNNNNNNNNNNNNNNNNNNNNNNNNNNNNNNNNNNNNNNNNNNNNNNNNNNNNNNNNNNNNNNNNNNNNNNNNNNNNNNNNNNNNNNNNNNNNNNNNNNNNNNNNNNNNNNNNNNNNNNNNNNNNNNNNNNNNNNNNNNNNNNNNNNNNNNNNNNNNNNNNNNNNNNNNNNNNNNNNNNNNNNNNNNNNNNNNNNNNNNNNNNNNNNNNNNNNNNNNNNNNNNNNNNNNNNNNNNNNNNNNNNNNNNNNNNNNNNNNNNNNNNNNNNNNNNNNNNNNNNNNNNNNNNNNNNNNNNNNNNNNNNNNNNNNNNNNNNNNNNNNNNNNNNNNNNNNNNNNNNNNNNNNNNNNNNNNNNNNNNNNNNNNNNNNNNNNNNNNNNNNNNNNNNNNNNNNNNNNNNNNNNNNNNNNNNNNNNNNNNNNNNNNNNNNNNNNNNNNNNNNNNNNNNNNNNNNNNNNNNNNNNNNNNNNNNNNNNNNNNNNNNNNNNNNNNNNNNNNNNNNNNNNNNNNNNNNNNNNNNNNNNNNNNNNNNNNNNNNNNNNNNNNNNNNNNNNNNNNNNNNNNNNNNNNNNNNNNNNNNNNNNNNNNNNNNNNNNNNNNNNNNNNNNNNNNNNNNNNNNNNNNNNNNNNNNNNNNNNNNNNNNNNNNNNNNNNNNNNNNNNCTCCATTCGGTTGGATGTTGAGGCTGGCTCGAAACTCATGGAATACCTGTGAAGGAAGGCCCTTGGTGAACAAGTCGGCAAACTGAGAACTTGATGGGACATGGAGCACGCGAGCTTCACCAAGTGCTAAACGGTCGCGGACGAAATGGAGATCAATCTCAATATGTTTCGTGCGCTGGTGCTGGACGGGATCGGTGGCAATGTACGAGGCGCTGATGTTGTCACAATAAACCACCGTCACCTAAGTGGGAGGCCGCCAGAGTTCATGGAGGAGCTGCCGCAGCCAACATGACTTGGCGACGCAGTTGGCCACATCGCCATATTCGGCCTCGGCACTCGAGCGGGACACGTTGGCTTGGCGTTTGTAAGACCAGGACAGCAAGTTATGCCCGAGGAAGACGCAAAACCTGGATGTGGATTTGCGTGtgtccgggcaaccagcccagtcaGCATCGGTGTATGCCACGAGATCATGCGAGGAGGACTTATAGAGCTGCAAGCCGAAGTGTGATGTAGTACGTAGATAGTGAAGAATGCGTTTGATGAGTTGCATGTGGCAGTCACGTGGTGCATGCATGAAGAGACACACTTGTTGAACCGCATAAGAGAGATCTGGCTGAGTGAGTGTAAGGTATTGGAGAGCTCCAGCAAGGCTGCGGTAGAGAGTGGGATTGGCCAAGAGGGCCCCATCACTAGCGGACAGTTTGGACTGTCTGTCGACGGGGGTGGAGACAGGCTTGCAGTTGAGCATGTGAGC contains:
- the LOC119278476 gene encoding inactive anthranilate O-methyltransferase 1-like, whose translation is MASEQMVHMSQGQGETSYARNSSFQKAEQNRMKSLIEAVIADLCGSSSTLLHGKVVIADLGCSSGPNALALVSTAINAIHSQCLHLQQPPPEVCVLLNDLPDNDFNTAVKSLVTLRQSKDPVVLTGVIPGSFYERLFTSDSLHLVCASNSLQWLSKAPEDLTRNRIPAFDTDEHVRHERLPIVREAYAHQFREDFTLFLQLRAKELVSGGRMVISLVGTRSNVIASKFFLFPGIVAQILSVMVTEGVIDKEKFDSFYVPVHGPSGEEVREIIEEEGSFSIREMRVHDPTTEMNTALSTPRKFVNNLRALFEPIIVQHFGDIMDEFVRTAELHWSLDPDGSLQEERARTSRAMLVVSLAKVS